The following proteins come from a genomic window of Pyxidicoccus sp. MSG2:
- a CDS encoding PKD domain-containing protein, with translation MKPTLSARRGAFVALALSMLGSSAWAQEREEEEREGRGGPRDETREIEERKRWFMESRGLDKVRANPRSERARAVNDLRQQRRARENQLTLAGEVWTSMGPSAMSMGSWTMGRVSGRVNAVVPHPTDENTVYFGSAAGGVWKTTNAGTSWTPLFDSVGTLPIGAILVEPATPNNVWVGTGDKNGGGCAGYFGQGVFLSTDGGTTWVAKNGSGATAMPLSIVNAVAVQPTNTNVVLAGGAGSCTGSTSPTGPGMFRSADRGATWTRVLSFNVEDIVFAPGSATAYASVPGQGVYKSTDGGATWTNSSSGMTPSGTRMRLSMAPSDAQVLYVLQGGQVYRSMDGAATWTLRTSGACEGQCTYNQAISVHPTDVNQVLVGAIRPARSTDGGTTFTFLTTTWGSGQTVHQDIHVVLYSRTNGNRFWIGSDGGLWRTDNGGTGFVNMNSNLNVTQFYDLAVHPTNADTVFGGAQDNSSSRRTSSPVWDLTFVSGDGFMNAVDPTNTNNVFQTSYPSSNLPSVYRSTTGGTPNSFSKLATTGITASANFPWVTPLAVASNRIFVASDTVYRGTTSTNPMTWTAISANLGARVAVITPMLTGTTIPTYVGTSSGTLFSAVDAAAASVTWTNVTGNYPGGTVSDVAMTPNNRLRVFATRAAFGGNKLFRSTSGGTTWSAVGAGLPNVPANSVAIDPVDTNRVFVATDVGVYESTDGGDNFVPFSAGLPLGLVVMDLEVDDVPHVLVAGTYGRGAWKVDLTGGAANQSPVANFNFTTSSLTATFSDTSTDADGTIASRSWAFGDGTTSSATSPSKTYTAAGTYAVQLTVTDNVGATGTATQNVTVSTGSTCPGTRYTGTFSGANGQTQIHPGGTYYQSTVSGTHAACLTGPGGTDFDLYLDRWDGAAWVQVAASESSTAVENISYPGTAAYYRFRVVNYSGVGAYELFISKP, from the coding sequence ATGAAGCCGACGTTGTCTGCACGCCGGGGCGCGTTCGTCGCGCTCGCGCTGTCGATGCTGGGAAGCAGTGCCTGGGCGCAGGAGCGGGAAGAAGAGGAACGGGAGGGGCGCGGCGGTCCCCGGGATGAGACGCGGGAGATTGAAGAGCGCAAGCGCTGGTTCATGGAGTCGCGCGGGCTGGACAAGGTGCGCGCCAACCCGCGGTCCGAGCGCGCCAGGGCCGTCAACGACCTGCGCCAGCAGCGGCGCGCACGAGAGAACCAGCTCACCCTCGCCGGCGAGGTGTGGACGTCCATGGGCCCGTCGGCCATGAGCATGGGCTCCTGGACCATGGGCCGCGTCTCGGGCCGTGTGAACGCCGTCGTCCCGCACCCGACGGACGAGAACACCGTCTACTTCGGCAGCGCCGCGGGCGGCGTGTGGAAGACCACGAACGCGGGCACCAGCTGGACGCCGCTGTTCGACTCCGTGGGCACGCTGCCCATCGGCGCCATCCTCGTGGAGCCGGCCACGCCCAACAACGTCTGGGTGGGCACGGGCGACAAGAACGGCGGCGGGTGCGCGGGCTACTTCGGCCAGGGCGTCTTCCTGAGCACGGACGGCGGCACCACGTGGGTCGCGAAGAACGGCTCGGGCGCCACCGCGATGCCGCTGTCCATCGTCAACGCCGTGGCCGTGCAGCCGACGAATACCAACGTGGTGCTCGCGGGCGGCGCCGGCAGCTGCACCGGCTCCACCTCCCCTACGGGACCCGGGATGTTCCGCTCGGCGGACCGGGGCGCCACGTGGACGCGCGTGCTCAGCTTCAACGTGGAGGACATCGTCTTCGCCCCGGGCAGCGCGACGGCGTACGCGAGCGTCCCCGGCCAGGGCGTCTACAAGTCCACCGACGGCGGTGCCACGTGGACGAACTCCAGCAGCGGTATGACGCCGTCGGGCACCCGCATGCGCTTGTCCATGGCGCCGAGCGACGCGCAGGTGCTCTACGTGCTGCAGGGCGGCCAAGTCTACCGCTCCATGGACGGCGCGGCGACGTGGACCCTGCGCACCAGTGGCGCGTGCGAGGGCCAGTGCACCTACAACCAGGCCATCTCCGTGCACCCCACGGACGTGAATCAGGTGCTGGTGGGCGCCATCCGCCCGGCGCGCTCGACCGATGGCGGCACGACGTTCACCTTCCTCACCACGACGTGGGGCTCCGGCCAGACGGTGCATCAGGACATCCACGTCGTCCTGTACTCGCGCACCAACGGCAACCGCTTCTGGATTGGCAGCGACGGCGGTCTGTGGCGCACGGACAACGGTGGCACGGGCTTCGTCAACATGAACTCGAACCTGAACGTGACGCAGTTCTACGACCTGGCCGTGCACCCCACCAACGCGGACACCGTCTTCGGCGGCGCGCAGGACAACTCGTCCTCGCGCCGTACCTCGAGTCCCGTGTGGGACCTGACGTTCGTCAGCGGCGACGGCTTCATGAACGCGGTGGACCCCACCAACACGAACAACGTGTTCCAGACGAGCTACCCTTCCAGCAACCTGCCCAGCGTCTACCGCTCCACCACGGGCGGGACTCCCAACAGCTTCAGCAAACTGGCGACGACGGGCATCACCGCCTCCGCGAACTTCCCCTGGGTCACCCCGCTGGCGGTGGCCAGCAACCGCATCTTCGTGGCCAGTGACACGGTGTATCGCGGTACCACGTCCACGAACCCCATGACGTGGACGGCCATCTCGGCGAACCTGGGCGCGCGCGTGGCGGTCATCACGCCCATGCTGACGGGCACCACCATCCCCACCTACGTCGGCACGTCCAGCGGCACCCTCTTCTCCGCCGTGGACGCGGCGGCCGCGAGCGTGACGTGGACCAACGTCACCGGGAACTACCCGGGCGGCACCGTGTCCGACGTGGCGATGACGCCGAACAACCGGCTGCGCGTGTTCGCCACGCGCGCGGCCTTCGGCGGCAACAAGCTGTTCCGCTCGACCAGCGGCGGCACGACGTGGTCCGCCGTGGGCGCGGGCCTGCCCAACGTGCCGGCCAACAGCGTGGCCATCGACCCGGTGGACACCAACCGCGTCTTCGTGGCCACCGACGTCGGCGTGTACGAGAGCACCGACGGCGGCGACAACTTCGTGCCGTTCTCCGCCGGCCTGCCGCTGGGTCTGGTCGTCATGGACCTCGAAGTGGACGACGTGCCGCACGTCCTCGTGGCCGGCACCTACGGCCGTGGTGCGTGGAAGGTGGACCTGACGGGCGGGGCGGCCAACCAGTCCCCGGTGGCCAACTTCAACTTCACCACGAGCAGCCTGACGGCCACCTTCAGCGACACCTCGACGGATGCGGATGGCACCATCGCCTCGCGCAGCTGGGCCTTTGGCGACGGCACGACGTCGAGCGCGACGAGCCCGAGCAAGACGTACACCGCCGCGGGCACGTACGCGGTGCAATTGACGGTGACGGACAACGTGGGCGCCACCGGCACCGCGACGCAGAACGTGACGGTGAGCACCGGCTCCACCTGCCCCGGCACGCGCTACACGGGCACGTTCAGCGGTGCGAACGGGCAGACGCAGATCCACCCCGGCGGCACCTACTACCAGAGCACCGTGAGCGGCACCCATGCCGCCTGCCTCACGGGTCCGGGCGGCACGGACTTCGACCTGTACCTGGACCGCTGGGACGGCGCCGCCTGGGTGCAGGTGGCCGCGAGCGAGAGCTCCACGGCGGTGGAGAACATCTCCTACCCGGGCACGGCCGCGTACTACCGCTTCCGCGTGGTGAACTACTCGGGCGTCGGCGCGTACGAACTCTTCATCAGCAAGCCGTAG
- a CDS encoding TetR/AcrR family transcriptional regulator gives MSLPPRSRLRAQHASLPPSAAPEGTRRRILETALQLFASKGFHDTSIRDLAAVLELRPSALYAHFPSKDHVLAELVRIGHEALHEVLRTALLDAGSEPAEQVRALVRAHTRAHAEHPQLALVVNEEFYALTPELAAPAQALREQSAALLMEVIERGVSKGRFAPPHPLVAARAIAAMGVRLPYWYEPGGALDIDTLADAHAELALRMLGVPSRKK, from the coding sequence ATGAGCCTCCCTCCCCGCTCGCGGCTGCGAGCCCAGCACGCGAGCCTTCCGCCCTCCGCGGCCCCCGAGGGCACGCGCCGGCGCATCCTGGAGACGGCCCTGCAGCTCTTCGCGAGCAAGGGGTTCCACGACACGTCGATTCGGGACCTGGCCGCGGTCCTGGAGCTGCGGCCCAGCGCGCTGTACGCGCACTTCCCCTCCAAGGACCACGTGCTCGCGGAGCTGGTGCGTATCGGCCACGAGGCGCTCCACGAGGTGCTCCGGACCGCGCTGCTGGACGCGGGCTCCGAGCCGGCCGAGCAGGTGCGCGCGCTCGTCCGCGCCCACACCCGCGCTCACGCGGAGCACCCGCAGCTCGCCCTGGTGGTGAACGAGGAGTTCTACGCCCTGACGCCGGAGCTGGCGGCTCCGGCGCAGGCCCTCCGGGAGCAGTCCGCCGCGCTGCTGATGGAGGTCATCGAGCGCGGCGTGTCGAAGGGGCGCTTCGCTCCTCCGCATCCCCTCGTCGCCGCGCGCGCGATTGCCGCGATGGGCGTGCGCCTGCCGTACTGGTACGAGCCGGGAGGCGCGTTGGATATCGACACCCTCGCGGACGCTCACGCCGAGCTGGCGCTGCGCATGCTGGGAGTTCCTTCCAGGAAGAAGTGA
- a CDS encoding LysM peptidoglycan-binding domain-containing protein, whose protein sequence is MSTYRIRSGDTLSALATRFKTSVSALAKANNISNPNLIIAGKTLRIPGHGGKDSFEGTKGGTKSSGGTKSSGGTKGGGKTEGSSGASAPGKATPAMRKLAEAGRAAAMSIGGYNSQGLCATGVSKAIQNAFGFKVWGNGNQIDNNLPRDKFKQVNMSLEEALKIPGLVLTWEKTSTAAGSKYGHTAITTGDGRSSVSDFIERNTLGAGGRTGLKIFMPTM, encoded by the coding sequence ATGTCCACCTACCGCATCCGCTCCGGCGACACCCTCTCGGCCCTCGCGACCCGTTTCAAGACCAGCGTCTCGGCCCTGGCGAAAGCCAACAACATCTCCAACCCGAACCTCATCATCGCGGGGAAGACCCTGCGCATTCCCGGCCACGGCGGGAAGGACAGCTTCGAGGGCACCAAGGGCGGCACGAAGAGCTCCGGTGGCACGAAGAGCTCTGGCGGTACGAAGGGCGGCGGGAAGACCGAGGGCAGCAGCGGCGCCTCGGCTCCGGGCAAGGCGACCCCCGCGATGCGCAAGCTCGCGGAGGCGGGCCGCGCGGCGGCGATGAGCATCGGCGGCTACAACAGCCAGGGCCTGTGCGCCACGGGCGTGAGCAAGGCCATCCAGAACGCCTTCGGCTTCAAGGTGTGGGGCAACGGCAACCAGATTGACAACAACCTGCCGCGCGACAAGTTCAAGCAGGTCAACATGTCGCTCGAGGAGGCGCTGAAGATTCCGGGCCTCGTCCTCACGTGGGAGAAGACCTCCACGGCGGCGGGCAGCAAGTACGGCCACACCGCCATCACCACCGGCGACGGCCGTTCGTCCGTGAGCGACTTCATCGAGCGCAACACGCTGGGCGCCGGTGGCCGCACCGGGCTGAAGATCTTCATGCCGACGATGTAG
- a CDS encoding alpha/beta fold hydrolase, translating to MPMLPLDGVSLHCDTAGDGTPVLLLHGLGSSGKDWELVTPRLAKRHRVLVPDARGHGRSETPAGKYGVPLFTRDIAALCDALGLGRVHVVGLSMGGMMGFQLAVDRPDLVRSLVIVNSGPELKARTLRRKFDFALRLVVLRLLGPMRMARILAPRLFPKPEQADLRQRVLDTLGHNDPGAYLRATRGLLGWSVLERVKDITCPVLVLHSERDYTPLSEKQAYVDLLRDARLQVLSDSGHAAPLDQPEQLAEAVETFLREVEGAAPATRGLG from the coding sequence ATGCCGATGCTTCCGCTCGATGGGGTCTCCCTCCACTGCGACACGGCGGGCGACGGGACACCGGTGCTGCTCCTCCATGGCCTGGGTTCCTCCGGGAAGGACTGGGAGCTCGTCACCCCGCGGCTCGCGAAGCGCCACCGGGTCCTCGTCCCGGATGCGCGGGGACATGGCCGGAGCGAGACGCCCGCGGGGAAGTACGGCGTGCCGCTCTTCACGCGAGACATCGCCGCGCTGTGCGACGCGCTGGGCCTGGGCCGGGTGCACGTGGTGGGGCTGTCGATGGGCGGGATGATGGGCTTCCAGCTCGCGGTGGACCGGCCGGACCTGGTGCGCAGCCTGGTCATCGTCAACAGCGGGCCGGAGCTGAAGGCACGGACGCTGCGCCGGAAGTTCGACTTCGCGTTGCGGCTGGTGGTGCTGCGACTGCTGGGGCCCATGCGCATGGCCAGGATTCTCGCGCCACGGCTGTTTCCCAAGCCGGAGCAGGCGGACCTGCGGCAGCGCGTGCTGGACACCCTCGGACACAATGACCCGGGTGCGTACCTGCGCGCGACGCGCGGGCTGCTCGGGTGGAGCGTGCTGGAGCGCGTGAAGGACATCACCTGTCCCGTGCTGGTGCTCCACTCCGAGCGTGACTACACGCCGCTGTCCGAGAAGCAGGCCTACGTCGACCTGCTCCGGGACGCACGCCTCCAGGTGTTGAGCGACTCCGGGCATGCGGCGCCGCTGGACCAGCCCGAGCAGCTCGCCGAGGCGGTGGAGACCTTCCTCCGCGAAGTCGAGGGCGCGGCTCCGGCCACGCGCGGCCTGGGCTGA
- a CDS encoding MoaD/ThiS family protein, with translation MKVLIPSPLLSYTRKSEVEAEGGTLSEVLADLDRRYPGLRFRVVNEQDQMRPHMRFFVNGEQVFDLNRALLPTDAVQLVQALSGG, from the coding sequence ATGAAGGTGCTGATTCCCAGTCCGCTCCTCTCGTACACGCGCAAGAGCGAGGTCGAGGCCGAAGGCGGCACGCTCTCGGAGGTGCTCGCTGACCTCGACCGTCGCTACCCGGGCCTGCGCTTCCGCGTCGTCAACGAGCAGGACCAGATGCGCCCGCACATGCGCTTCTTCGTGAACGGCGAGCAGGTGTTCGACCTGAATCGCGCGCTGCTCCCCACGGATGCCGTGCAGCTCGTCCAGGCACTCAGCGGCGGGTGA
- a CDS encoding alpha/beta hydrolase family esterase yields MSMSRSVGALARMLLVCLAIFTGAPAQAGAWVAGAHGGRSFQLWVPEGYQAGAQLPLVVALHGCLQNPDQFAGLTRLNVKADAEKFLVLYPNQALFANPTQCWNFMLGSNQERGTGEPALIVGMVDLVKQHYAVDARRVYIGGVSAGAVMAGTLLACYSDVFAAGMVGAGAMYKAATTISGTAWAMSFGSIYHPDDRGRDAWVCSGRPRRTVPVLVMHGTEDDVVNPINGEQAVRQFLQTSDYGDDGVSNDSVRYVPTWTGSASVPGGRTYTVKDYVYGGELLARHFEVRGMGHAWPGGDSRYPFADPSGPDATTFMWDFFRQHALDAP; encoded by the coding sequence ATGTCGATGAGTCGGAGTGTTGGCGCGCTCGCGCGGATGCTGCTCGTGTGTCTCGCAATCTTCACGGGGGCGCCGGCCCAGGCCGGTGCCTGGGTAGCCGGCGCCCATGGCGGCCGGAGCTTCCAGCTCTGGGTCCCCGAGGGCTACCAGGCCGGAGCGCAGCTCCCGCTGGTGGTGGCGCTGCACGGCTGCCTCCAGAACCCGGACCAGTTCGCCGGCCTGACGCGGCTGAACGTGAAGGCGGACGCGGAGAAGTTCCTGGTGCTCTATCCAAACCAGGCGCTCTTCGCCAATCCCACGCAGTGCTGGAACTTCATGCTCGGGAGCAACCAGGAGCGCGGCACGGGCGAGCCGGCGCTGATTGTCGGCATGGTGGACCTGGTGAAGCAGCACTACGCGGTGGACGCGCGCCGCGTGTACATCGGCGGGGTGTCCGCGGGGGCCGTCATGGCGGGCACACTGCTGGCCTGCTACTCGGACGTCTTCGCAGCCGGCATGGTGGGCGCGGGAGCGATGTACAAGGCGGCCACGACGATTTCAGGCACGGCCTGGGCCATGTCGTTCGGCAGCATCTACCACCCGGATGACCGGGGCCGCGACGCGTGGGTGTGCTCGGGGCGGCCGCGCCGGACGGTGCCGGTGCTCGTCATGCACGGCACCGAGGACGACGTCGTCAACCCCATCAATGGCGAGCAGGCGGTGCGGCAGTTCCTGCAGACCAGTGATTACGGCGACGACGGTGTGAGCAACGACAGCGTGCGCTACGTGCCGACCTGGACGGGGAGCGCCAGCGTGCCCGGGGGCCGGACCTACACCGTGAAGGACTACGTCTACGGCGGCGAATTGCTGGCGAGACACTTCGAAGTCCGGGGCATGGGCCACGCCTGGCCCGGGGGTGATTCGCGCTACCCCTTCGCGGACCCCTCGGGGCCGGACGCCACCACCTTCATGTGGGACTTCTTCCGGCAGCACGCGCTGGACGCGCCGTAG
- a CDS encoding Calx-beta domain-containing protein, whose translation MNELRRARGERALSMSTAAAVGEEVLGPGLRAPSGVASFAVLPSHVDNSVLDFFPPIRSQGSIGSCTAWATTYYQLSHTVALMYGWDAKHSTDNTRLFSPKWTYNFINNGVDEGSYISSAYSLLARQGATSWANIPYDSNYTAWPVDPAVWRGALPFRANPVQYISQVSTPDGLQRVKELLANGYVLVYGTYVNSWQSMSIKNDPSTPDDDAFAGKYVTYWQNGYNGSHAMTIVGYDDTIWADINKNNVVDPGEKGALRIANSWGTGWNEGGFTWMAYDALRAVSAVTGGPSTGRVPIFQGDSVYHLTVRPNYTPKLVAEVKVNHLRRNQLALTLGFTEVGFGMPVSAFQDAVAWAGEGRGFLVGAGEEDAGRPGGQGGGSTGEQDAGQGGGRDSGAVDAGPVDPTVWNSTTVWYTGGARAFNGSTSAAVDATFVFDFTDLLPATLAEKRFLVRMTDSAVGDPAVLKSFRIVDVASGDFAVASLDAPLTVDAATGFAHVDYTRVNRPPVISSALPAGRVKLGPAGSVELAVLAEDADGQVLSYAWSVDGASVGSNTASFTYAPTAVGTHSVRVAVSDGVGGVTLQHWSVALNARPLANSQSATLTEDSSKAFALTAFDADGDLLTWTVVDPPAHGTLSGSLPSPLYRPELNYAGTDSFTFQAHDGMESSPLAVATLTVTPVNDAPTVRITSPAHGSAFAAPATVTFEVAASDVEGPVSRVELYQGSTKLGEDSEAPFTFQLDGLVAATYILSAKAYDASGAVTTSSSIYVYVQSPTVSVSASDATGAEPGTDIGRFTLTRSGGVSGQVLTVRYGLTGTATSGADFTALSGAVTMPAGVNSVSVDVLPVDDADVEGKETVVLTVAPDPTYKLGTTASGTVTLLDNELPVVTVSAADSLGAEPGTDTARFSVARTGPTTSALTVRYALAGTAAETDYVALPGTVTIPAGVASANVVLTALDDALVEGKETVILTLLEDAAYQVHTSASATVSLLDDEQPVVTVTATDAEAAEPSNPGAFTVSRTGPTQASLTVLLAVSGSASSTSDYQPLATSVVIPEGAASAVLVVQPADDVLVEGKEAVTVTLVADVSYQLATSTAATVNLFDDEKPELRITATDSAAGEANANGGLFSVTAVPAPRSDLPISFTVTGTATQGTDYAALTSPLTLPAGVTSVGLPVAPIDDAVKEGSETVVVTLTATAGYTLGTSGATVTLSDND comes from the coding sequence ATGAACGAGCTCCGGCGTGCGAGGGGCGAGCGGGCATTGTCGATGTCCACCGCCGCGGCGGTGGGTGAGGAAGTCCTCGGCCCGGGCCTGCGCGCGCCGTCCGGGGTCGCCTCGTTCGCGGTGCTGCCGTCGCATGTCGACAACAGCGTGCTGGACTTCTTCCCGCCCATTCGCAGCCAGGGGTCGATTGGCTCGTGCACCGCGTGGGCCACGACGTATTACCAGCTCAGCCACACCGTCGCGCTCATGTATGGCTGGGATGCGAAGCACAGCACCGACAACACGCGGCTGTTCTCTCCGAAGTGGACCTACAACTTCATCAACAATGGCGTGGACGAGGGCAGCTACATCTCCAGCGCCTACAGCCTGCTCGCGCGCCAGGGGGCGACGAGCTGGGCCAACATCCCCTACGACTCCAACTACACGGCCTGGCCGGTGGACCCGGCGGTGTGGCGCGGTGCGCTCCCGTTTCGGGCGAACCCCGTGCAGTACATCAGCCAGGTGAGCACCCCGGACGGCCTGCAGCGGGTGAAGGAGCTGCTGGCCAATGGCTACGTCCTCGTCTACGGGACGTACGTCAATTCGTGGCAGAGCATGTCCATCAAGAACGACCCGTCCACGCCGGATGACGACGCGTTCGCGGGCAAGTACGTCACCTACTGGCAGAACGGCTACAACGGCTCCCATGCGATGACCATCGTCGGGTACGACGACACCATCTGGGCCGACATCAACAAGAACAACGTGGTGGACCCGGGCGAGAAGGGCGCGCTGCGCATCGCCAACTCCTGGGGCACGGGCTGGAACGAAGGAGGCTTCACCTGGATGGCCTACGACGCGCTGCGGGCGGTGTCGGCCGTCACCGGCGGCCCGAGCACGGGCCGCGTCCCCATCTTCCAGGGCGACTCCGTCTACCACCTCACCGTGCGTCCCAACTACACGCCGAAGCTCGTGGCGGAAGTGAAGGTCAACCACCTGCGTCGCAACCAGCTCGCGCTCACACTGGGCTTCACCGAGGTGGGGTTCGGCATGCCGGTGTCGGCGTTCCAGGACGCGGTGGCCTGGGCCGGCGAGGGACGCGGGTTCCTGGTGGGGGCGGGCGAGGAGGATGCGGGCCGGCCCGGAGGCCAGGGCGGTGGCTCGACGGGCGAGCAGGACGCGGGGCAGGGCGGAGGACGTGACTCGGGGGCGGTGGACGCGGGGCCGGTGGACCCGACGGTGTGGAACTCGACGACGGTCTGGTACACGGGTGGCGCGAGGGCCTTCAATGGCTCCACGTCGGCGGCCGTGGATGCCACGTTCGTGTTCGACTTCACGGACCTGCTCCCCGCCACGCTCGCGGAGAAGCGCTTCCTCGTGCGGATGACGGACTCCGCCGTGGGAGACCCCGCCGTGCTGAAGTCCTTCCGCATCGTGGATGTCGCGAGCGGGGATTTCGCGGTGGCGAGCCTGGATGCGCCGCTCACCGTCGATGCGGCGACGGGGTTCGCCCATGTCGACTACACCCGGGTGAACCGGCCCCCCGTCATCAGCAGCGCGCTTCCGGCGGGACGGGTCAAGCTGGGGCCGGCGGGCTCGGTGGAGCTGGCCGTCCTCGCGGAAGACGCCGACGGCCAGGTGCTGTCCTACGCGTGGAGCGTGGACGGCGCTTCCGTCGGGAGCAACACCGCCTCGTTCACCTACGCGCCCACGGCGGTGGGAACCCACTCGGTGCGCGTCGCGGTGTCGGACGGCGTCGGCGGCGTGACGCTCCAGCACTGGAGCGTGGCCCTCAACGCGCGGCCGCTCGCCAACAGCCAGAGCGCCACGCTGACCGAGGACTCCTCGAAGGCCTTCGCCCTCACGGCCTTCGACGCCGACGGGGACCTGCTGACGTGGACGGTGGTGGACCCGCCCGCGCACGGCACGCTTTCGGGCTCGCTGCCGAGCCCGCTCTACCGGCCGGAGTTGAACTACGCCGGGACTGACAGCTTCACGTTCCAGGCGCATGACGGCATGGAGAGCTCTCCGCTCGCCGTCGCCACGCTGACGGTGACTCCGGTGAACGATGCGCCGACGGTGCGCATCACCTCCCCGGCCCATGGCTCGGCCTTCGCCGCCCCCGCCACGGTGACCTTCGAGGTGGCTGCCTCCGACGTGGAGGGCCCCGTCTCCCGCGTCGAGCTGTACCAGGGCTCCACGAAGCTGGGTGAGGACAGCGAGGCGCCCTTCACCTTCCAGCTCGACGGGCTGGTGGCCGCGACCTACATCCTCTCCGCGAAGGCGTACGACGCCAGCGGCGCCGTCACCACGTCTTCGTCCATCTACGTCTATGTCCAGTCGCCCACGGTGAGCGTCTCGGCCTCGGATGCGACGGGCGCCGAGCCGGGGACGGACATCGGCCGCTTCACGCTCACCCGCTCGGGCGGTGTCTCCGGCCAGGTGCTGACCGTCCGGTATGGCCTGACGGGGACGGCCACCTCCGGCGCCGACTTCACCGCCCTCTCAGGCGCGGTGACGATGCCGGCGGGCGTGAACTCGGTGAGTGTCGACGTGCTGCCCGTGGATGACGCGGACGTGGAGGGCAAGGAAACGGTGGTGCTGACCGTCGCTCCGGACCCGACCTACAAGCTGGGGACCACGGCGAGCGGGACGGTGACGCTGCTGGACAACGAGCTGCCGGTGGTGACGGTGAGCGCAGCGGATTCCCTGGGCGCGGAGCCGGGCACCGACACGGCGCGGTTCTCGGTGGCCCGGACCGGACCGACGACCTCGGCGCTCACGGTTCGCTACGCCCTGGCCGGAACGGCGGCGGAGACGGACTACGTCGCCCTGCCGGGCACGGTGACGATTCCGGCCGGCGTGGCCTCGGCGAACGTGGTGCTCACGGCGTTGGATGACGCCCTCGTCGAGGGCAAGGAGACCGTCATCCTGACGCTGCTGGAGGACGCGGCGTATCAGGTTCATACCAGCGCCTCCGCGACGGTGTCGCTGCTGGATGATGAGCAGCCCGTCGTCACCGTGACGGCGACCGACGCGGAGGCCGCCGAGCCCTCGAACCCGGGGGCATTCACCGTGAGCCGCACCGGACCGACGCAGGCGTCGCTCACGGTGTTGCTGGCGGTGAGCGGGAGCGCGTCCAGCACGAGCGACTACCAGCCCCTGGCGACCTCGGTGGTCATCCCGGAAGGCGCGGCCTCGGCGGTGCTGGTGGTGCAGCCCGCGGATGACGTGCTCGTGGAAGGCAAGGAGGCCGTCACCGTCACGCTGGTGGCGGATGTCTCGTACCAGCTCGCCACGAGCACCGCGGCCACGGTGAACCTCTTCGACGACGAGAAGCCGGAGCTGCGCATCACCGCGACGGACTCCGCGGCGGGTGAGGCCAACGCGAATGGCGGCCTGTTCTCCGTGACGGCCGTCCCCGCGCCCAGATCCGACCTCCCCATCTCCTTCACGGTGACGGGGACCGCGACCCAGGGCACGGACTACGCGGCGCTCACCTCGCCGCTGACCCTTCCGGCCGGGGTCACGTCGGTGGGGCTGCCCGTCGCTCCCATCGATGATGCGGTGAAGGAGGGGAGCGAGACGGTCGTCGTGACGCTCACGGCCACCGCCGGCTACACCCTGGGCACGTCGGGCGCGACCGTGACGCTCTCGGACAAC